One window from the genome of Sebastes umbrosus isolate fSebUmb1 chromosome 12, fSebUmb1.pri, whole genome shotgun sequence encodes:
- the LOC119499113 gene encoding alanine aminotransferase 1-like encodes MSVLKEMRPNVRNMKQLECISLARRASQIKEELKQGVRKPYKEVIDVFWGDPHTAGVKPLSFVRQVFAACLYPQLVDSDKLPVDARQRAQMLLKGCAGGSVGKGCVCSYTASAGMPEIVQRVSEFITRRDGGAPSYPENIYISSGSQWALTNILNVLVNRKASPRTGVLTPSPSYSVSTLSIMELGAAIVPYDLNEEQGWELQVEELHRALESAKGVCNPVALYVINPGNPTGHVQSPKSMQEVIRFVSEKRLFLLADEVYQDCVYGEKSEFVSYKRVLSEMGPPFSDTVELASFHSASRGILGECGLRGGYVELVNLDPAVMKYIYKLFSKDSCAPVLGQFALDLMMNPPQPGDPSYPLYCVETQHIRTTLVKNVKRVFEVVNSLPGFCSQPVEGGAFAFPRLHLPPKAIQKAKEMGMHPDVFYCIRLLEEAGVFVGPGSQYGQKEGTHHIRFCIMTPEDTMEELLRRPDQLSNPVHAGFFLNKGTKKIRASFHTSIYLQFNNSFKQ; translated from the exons ATGTCTGTCCTGAAGGAGATGAGACCAAATGTGAGGAACATGAAGCAGTTAGAGTGTATAAGCCTGGCCAGACGAGCAAGCCAGATCAAGGAAGAGCTCAAacag GGAGTGAGAAAGCCATACAAAGAGGTGATAGATGTCTTCTGGGGAGACCCACACACGGCAGGTGTGAAGCCTCTATCATTTGTCCGACAG GTTTTTGCAGCATGTCTTTACCCTCAGCTGGTGGACAGTGACAAACTGCCAGTGGACGCCAGACAGAGGGCTCAGATGCTGCTTAAGGGATGTGCTGGAGGGAGTGTAGGTAAGGGCTGTGTAT GTTCTTATACTGCTTCAGCGGGTATGCCAGAAATAGTCCAGAGAGTCTCTGAATTCATAACGAGACGAGATGGTGGAGCTCCATCTTACCctgaaaacatatacataagCTCCGGCTCACAGTGGGCACTCACG AACATTCTCAACGTCTTGGTGAACAGGAAAGCTTCACCCAGAACAGGTGTGCTGACTCCATCGCCATCCTACTCCGTTTCCACTTTGTCCATAATGGAACTGGGAGCAGCTATCGTTCCCTACGACCTCAATGAGGAGCAGGGCTGGGAGCTGCAGGTGGAGGAGCTGCATCGAGCACTGGAATCTGCAAAGGGAGTCTGCAACCCTGTAGCCCTGTATGTCATCAACCCTGGAAATCCCACAG GTCATGTTCAAAGCCCGAAATCAATGCAAGAGGTGATCCGGTTCGTTTCAGAGAAGAGGCTCTTCCTTCTGGCTGATGAG GTCTATCAGGACTGTGTTTATGGGGAAAAGAGTGAATTTGTCTCTTACAAGAGGGTTCTGTCTGAGATGGGTCCTCCTTTTTCAGACACAGTGGAGCTGGCGTCCTTCCACTCAGCATCCAGAGGCATCCTGGGAGA gtGTGGTCTGCGTGGTGGGTATGTGGAGCTGGTAAATCTGGACCCTGCTGTTATGAAATACATCTACAAACTGTTCTCAAAGGACTCCTGTGCACCTGTGTTGGGTCAGTTTGCCCTGGATCTGATGATGAACCCTCCACAACCAGGAGATCCCTCATACCCACTTTATTGTGTG GAGACACAACACATCAGAACCACGCTGGTTAAGAATGTAAAGAGAGTCTTTGAGGTAGTAAACAGTCTGCCGGGTTTCTGCAGCCAGCCAGTGGAAGGAGGAGCGTTTGCGTTCCCCAGACTGCATCTTCCACCTAAAGCCATTCAGAAAGCCAAG gaAATGGGAATGCATCCAGATGTTTTCTACTGTATCAGACTACTGGAGGAGGCCGGTGTGTTTGTCGGTCCTGGTAGTCAGTACGGACAAAAGGAGGGCACGCACCACATCAG ATTTTGCATTATGACCCCCGAGGACACAATGGAAGAATTACTGAGGCGCCCTGACCAGCTTTCAAACCCAGTTCATGCAGGATTTTTCTTAAACAAGGGCACTAAGAAAATAAGAGCTTCTTTTCACACTTCCATCTATCTGCAGTTCAACAATTCattcaaacaataa